From Haemorhous mexicanus isolate bHaeMex1 chromosome 1, bHaeMex1.pri, whole genome shotgun sequence, one genomic window encodes:
- the LOC132335838 gene encoding feather beta keratin-like — translation MACYNRCSPCGPTPLANSCNEPCALQCQDSRVIIDPSPVLVTLPGPIMTSFPQNTAVGSTSSAAVGTELSVQGQPISGGFGGFGYGLGYGRGFGYGLGGLGCYGRRGGYNC, via the coding sequence ATGGCCTGCTACAACCGCTGCAGTCCCTGCGGACCCACCCCGCTGGCCAACAGCTGCAacgagccctgtgccctgcaatgcCAGGATTCCCGCGTCATCATTgacccttcccctgtgctggtcaccctgccaggacccatcatgacctccttcccccagaacacCGCCGTCGGATCCACCTCCTCCGCTGCCGTGGGCACTGAGCTCagtgtgcagggacagcccatctCTGGTGGCTTTGGTGGCTTTGGCTACGGCCTTGGCTATGGCCGTGGATTTGGCTATGGGCTGGGAGGCCTGGGCTGCTATGGCAGAAGGGGAGGCTACAACTGCTAA
- the LOC132335910 gene encoding feather beta keratin-like codes for MACNSLCRPCGPTPLANSCNEPCALQCQDSRVIIDPSPVLVTLPGSIMTSFPQNTAVGSTSSAAVGTELSVQGQPISGGFGGFGYGLGYGRGFGYGLGGLGCYGRRGGYIC; via the coding sequence ATGGCCTGCAACAGCCTCTGCCGTCCCTGCGGACCCACCCCGCTGGCCAACAGCTGCAacgagccctgtgccctgcaatgcCAGGATTCCCGCGTCATCATCgacccttcccctgtgctggtcACCCTGCCAGGATCCATCAtgacctccttcccccagaacacCGCCGTCGGATCCACCTCCTCGGCTGCCGTGGGCACTGAGCTCagtgtgcagggacagcccatctCTGGTGGCTTTGGTGGCTTTGGGTATGGCCTTGGCTATGGCCGTGGATTTGGCTACGGGCTGGGAGGCCTGGGCTGCTATGGCAGAAGGGGCGGCTACATCTGCTAA